Proteins from a single region of Acidobacteriota bacterium:
- a CDS encoding serine acetyltransferase: MNEKQSSAEPEPGAPAGLHTVVEALSRPDSYAPLLHESAYHVPMPSLDALAEMMACLRAALFPGYFGHTDIHPGNMPFYMGTLLDRARAILAEQVKRGLCFACVGLTRPQCVACERRSDEVAAALLGALPELRRLLATDVAAAFDGDPAALSPGEVISCYPSIHAVTNYRVAHALHRLGVPLIPRILTERAHSDTGIDIHPGAEIGERFFIDHGTGVVIGETCVIGRNVRLYQGVTLGAKSFPLDAAGKPIKGVPRHPIVEDDVIIYSGATVLGRITIGRGSVIGGNVWLTHSVPPRSRVQQGRLQESSYENGGGI; the protein is encoded by the coding sequence ATGAATGAAAAGCAATCGTCGGCGGAGCCGGAGCCGGGCGCGCCGGCAGGCCTCCACACGGTGGTCGAGGCGCTGAGCCGACCCGACTCGTACGCGCCGCTGCTCCACGAGAGCGCCTACCACGTGCCCATGCCGTCGCTGGACGCCCTGGCCGAGATGATGGCCTGCCTGCGCGCGGCGCTGTTCCCCGGCTATTTCGGCCACACCGACATCCATCCGGGCAACATGCCCTTCTACATGGGCACGCTGCTGGACCGGGCCCGGGCCATCCTGGCCGAGCAGGTGAAACGGGGCCTCTGCTTCGCCTGCGTCGGGCTCACCCGCCCGCAGTGCGTCGCCTGCGAGCGCCGCTCCGACGAAGTGGCCGCCGCGTTGCTCGGCGCGCTGCCGGAACTGCGCCGGCTGCTGGCCACCGACGTCGCCGCGGCCTTTGACGGCGATCCGGCGGCGCTGAGCCCCGGCGAGGTGATCAGCTGCTACCCGAGTATCCACGCGGTGACCAACTACCGGGTTGCCCACGCGCTGCACCGCCTCGGCGTGCCGCTCATTCCGCGGATCCTCACCGAGCGCGCCCACTCCGACACCGGCATCGACATCCACCCCGGCGCCGAGATCGGCGAACGCTTCTTCATCGACCACGGCACCGGCGTGGTCATCGGCGAGACGTGCGTCATCGGGCGCAACGTCCGCCTGTACCAGGGGGTGACCCTGGGGGCCAAGAGCTTCCCGCTGGACGCGGCCGGCAAGCCCATCAAGGGCGTCCCGCGCCACCCCATCGTCGAGGACGACGTGATCATCTACTCCGGCGCCACGGTGCTGGGGCGGATCACCATCGGCCGCGGCTCGGTGATCGGCGGCAACGTCTGGCTCACCCATAGCGTTCCACCCCGCAGCCGCGTCCAGCAGGGCCGGCTGCAGGAGTCCAGCTACGAAAACGGCGGCGGCATCTGA
- a CDS encoding manganese efflux pump: MNWIAIIGIAFALAMDAFAVALAASAALREVSPRQCFRLSFHFGLFQFLMPIVGWGLGSTLAGHVSAFDHWVAFTLLAVVGGKMVWESFDGEDAARYRSDPTRGWSLVALSVATSIDALAVGISFSMLGVHVLYPSLVIGAVAAAMTLVGMRCGGALGARFGRWMELAGGLVLLAIGLKILSEHGVF; encoded by the coding sequence ATGAACTGGATCGCCATCATCGGAATCGCCTTCGCCCTGGCCATGGACGCCTTCGCCGTGGCGCTGGCGGCGAGCGCTGCGTTGCGGGAGGTTTCGCCGCGGCAGTGCTTTCGATTGTCCTTCCACTTCGGGCTGTTCCAGTTCCTGATGCCCATCGTCGGCTGGGGGCTGGGCTCCACTCTGGCGGGCCATGTGTCCGCATTCGACCACTGGGTGGCCTTCACCTTACTGGCGGTCGTGGGCGGCAAGATGGTCTGGGAATCGTTCGACGGCGAGGACGCCGCGCGGTACCGCTCCGATCCCACCCGGGGCTGGTCGCTGGTGGCGCTGTCAGTGGCCACGAGTATCGACGCGCTGGCCGTGGGGATCAGTTTCTCTATGCTCGGGGTGCACGTGCTCTACCCCAGCCTGGTCATCGGCGCGGTGGCCGCGGCGATGACGCTCGTGGGGATGCGCTGCGGCGGTGCGCTGGGCGCACGCTTCGGCCGCTGGATGGAACTGGCCGGCGGCCTGGTGCTGCTGGCCATCGGGCTGAAGATCCTCTCCGAACACGGTGTGTTCTAA
- the mutY gene encoding A/G-specific adenine glycosylase, which yields MLQWYRATRRDLPWRRTRNIYRIWVSEVMLQQTQVAAATPYYRRFLARFPTVAALAASPLDDVLKAWEGLGYYGRARNLHAAARQVVTAHGGRVPRTPATFRRLPGVGDYIAAAVLSIAAGEPLPVVDGNVLRVWARWRCLREDVRTARARNRIRRELAAVIPAAAPGDFNQALMELGARVCVPRTPRCAECPLARRCAARRTGEAAALPVRAVLRAAPLRRVVVAVIVRRGRVFIQQRPADGFLGGLWEFPGGKIEPGETPETALARECREEIGVAPAAIAPLAEVRHAYSHFRAHLHVFVCRLGRGAAPRAAAAGRWVTAAELDDYAFPGANRKFFPQLREWLRSESHPGGG from the coding sequence CTGCTCCAGTGGTACCGCGCCACGCGGCGCGATCTGCCGTGGCGCCGCACCCGGAACATCTACCGGATCTGGGTCTCGGAGGTCATGCTCCAGCAGACCCAGGTGGCCGCGGCCACGCCCTACTACCGGCGGTTCCTGGCGCGCTTCCCCACGGTGGCGGCGCTGGCGGCGTCGCCGCTGGACGACGTGCTCAAGGCCTGGGAGGGGCTCGGGTACTACGGCCGCGCCCGTAACCTGCACGCGGCCGCGCGGCAGGTCGTGACGGCGCACGGCGGCCGCGTCCCGCGCACGCCGGCGACGTTCCGCCGCCTGCCCGGCGTGGGCGACTACATCGCCGCCGCGGTGCTCAGCATCGCCGCTGGGGAGCCGCTGCCGGTTGTGGACGGCAACGTGCTGCGGGTGTGGGCCCGCTGGCGCTGCCTCCGCGAGGACGTCCGGACGGCCCGCGCCCGCAACCGGATCCGCCGCGAGCTGGCTGCCGTGATCCCGGCGGCGGCGCCCGGGGATTTCAACCAGGCGCTCATGGAACTGGGCGCTCGGGTGTGCGTGCCGCGCACGCCGCGGTGCGCCGAGTGTCCACTGGCCCGCCGGTGCGCGGCCCGGCGGACGGGCGAAGCTGCGGCGCTGCCCGTGCGCGCGGTCCTGCGGGCGGCGCCGCTCCGGCGCGTCGTGGTGGCGGTGATCGTTCGGCGGGGACGGGTGTTCATCCAGCAGCGTCCCGCCGACGGCTTCCTCGGCGGCCTCTGGGAGTTTCCCGGCGGCAAGATCGAGCCGGGCGAAACGCCCGAGACGGCGCTGGCGCGCGAGTGCCGCGAGGAGATCGGCGTGGCGCCGGCGGCGATCGCGCCGCTGGCGGAGGTGCGGCACGCGTACAGCCACTTCCGGGCGCACCTGCACGTGTTCGTCTGCCGGCTGGGGCGCGGCGCGGCGCCCCGCGCGGCGGCGGCCGGCCGCTGGGTCACGGCGGCGGAACTGGACGACTACGCCTTCCCCGGGGCGAACCGAAAGTTCTTCCCGCAGCTGCGGGAATGGCTCCGGTCTGAATCCCACCCCGGGGGCGGATGA
- the cysK gene encoding cysteine synthase A, with protein sequence MLELVGNTPLVRLPKLSAGLPGAVVAKLEFFNPCASVKDRLGLALIEAAEADGRLRPGMTVVEPTSGNTGIGLAFVAAVKGYRVLLTMPETMSVERRKLLAAFGAEIRLTPGAAGMRGAVAAAEQLAAEHSDYFMPQQFKNPANIAMHRRTTALEVWEDTGGRVDVFVAGVGTGGTVTGVGEALKQLKPSVRIVAVEPAESPVLSGGQPAPHPIQGIGAGFVPEVLNRAVIDEIATVDAAEAKAVTLRLAREEGILAGISSGAIVAAALRVAGRPESAGRMIVAVVCDTGERYLSTTLFE encoded by the coding sequence ATGCTGGAGCTGGTGGGTAACACCCCGCTGGTGCGCCTGCCGAAGCTCTCGGCCGGACTGCCCGGCGCGGTGGTGGCCAAGCTGGAGTTCTTCAACCCGTGCGCCAGCGTCAAGGACCGTCTCGGCCTGGCTCTCATCGAAGCGGCCGAGGCCGACGGCCGGCTGCGTCCCGGCATGACCGTCGTCGAGCCCACGAGCGGCAACACGGGCATCGGCCTGGCGTTCGTCGCGGCGGTGAAGGGCTACCGGGTGCTTCTCACCATGCCCGAGACCATGAGCGTGGAGCGCCGCAAGCTGCTTGCCGCATTCGGCGCGGAGATCCGCCTGACTCCCGGCGCCGCCGGCATGCGCGGCGCGGTGGCGGCGGCCGAGCAACTGGCGGCGGAACACTCGGACTACTTCATGCCCCAACAATTCAAGAACCCGGCCAACATCGCGATGCACCGCCGGACAACCGCCCTGGAGGTCTGGGAGGACACCGGCGGCCGGGTGGACGTCTTCGTCGCCGGCGTGGGCACCGGCGGCACCGTGACCGGCGTGGGCGAGGCGCTGAAACAGCTGAAACCGTCGGTCCGCATCGTAGCCGTGGAGCCGGCCGAGTCGCCGGTGCTCTCGGGCGGTCAGCCGGCGCCCCACCCCATCCAGGGGATCGGTGCCGGTTTCGTGCCCGAGGTGCTGAACCGCGCGGTCATCGACGAGATCGCCACCGTGGACGCCGCGGAGGCCAAAGCCGTCACCCTGCGACTGGCCCGCGAGGAGGGGATCCTGGCCGGCATCTCCAGCGGGGCCATCGTGGCGGCGGCCTTGCGGGTGGCCGGCCGGCCGGAGAGCGCCGGCCGGATGATCGTGGCGGTGGTCTGCGACACCGGCGAGCGGTACCTGTCGACCACGCTGTTCGAGTAG
- the pdhA gene encoding pyruvate dehydrogenase (acetyl-transferring) E1 component subunit alpha codes for MAHPLFEAFSPAAGGRLQIMDDEGRIIHPEWMPALADEQAVEALRRMLYVRTADAMAVSYQRQGRMYTYPPNYGQEAISVAVGMVMRDEDWLAPAYRELGAWLAKGARMKDIFLYFGGHEQGCRLPEAKNMLPWSVPIASQLLHAAGIGYALKYQGKPGAAFTFFGEGGTSQGDFHEALNFAGVWRAPVVFVCQNNQYAISCHLSKQTAAPSIAVKALGYGIAGIQVDGNDFFAVYAAAAAAAEHARAGNGPVLIEAVTYRLGAHTTSDDPGRYRSAEEEARWAEREPVKRLRAHLADRGLWRAEDEEALVAQFRKDIDAQFLAQENEPYPLEDVFVHHYAEMPDDLKHQLVAYQKFENWKESHR; via the coding sequence ATGGCCCACCCATTGTTCGAGGCGTTCAGTCCCGCCGCCGGCGGGCGGCTGCAGATCATGGACGACGAGGGCCGGATCATCCACCCCGAGTGGATGCCGGCGCTGGCCGACGAGCAGGCCGTCGAGGCGCTGCGGCGGATGCTCTACGTTCGCACCGCCGATGCCATGGCCGTGTCGTACCAGCGCCAGGGCCGCATGTACACCTATCCGCCCAACTACGGCCAGGAGGCCATCAGCGTCGCCGTGGGCATGGTAATGCGCGACGAGGACTGGCTGGCCCCGGCCTACCGCGAGCTGGGGGCCTGGTTGGCCAAGGGCGCCCGGATGAAGGACATCTTCCTCTATTTCGGCGGCCACGAGCAGGGTTGTCGCCTGCCCGAGGCCAAAAACATGCTGCCGTGGTCGGTGCCCATCGCCTCGCAGCTCCTGCACGCCGCCGGCATCGGCTACGCCCTCAAGTACCAGGGCAAGCCCGGCGCCGCGTTCACCTTCTTCGGCGAGGGCGGCACCTCGCAGGGCGATTTCCACGAGGCGCTCAACTTCGCCGGGGTCTGGCGTGCGCCGGTGGTGTTCGTGTGCCAGAACAACCAGTACGCCATCTCCTGCCACCTGTCGAAGCAGACTGCGGCGCCCTCCATCGCCGTCAAGGCGCTGGGCTACGGCATCGCCGGCATCCAGGTGGACGGCAACGACTTCTTCGCCGTCTACGCCGCGGCCGCCGCAGCGGCGGAGCACGCCCGCGCCGGGAACGGCCCGGTGCTCATCGAAGCGGTGACCTACCGCCTGGGTGCCCACACCACCTCGGACGACCCCGGCCGCTACCGCTCCGCCGAGGAGGAGGCCCGGTGGGCCGAGCGCGAGCCGGTGAAACGGCTGCGGGCCCACCTGGCCGACCGAGGCCTGTGGCGGGCCGAGGACGAGGAGGCGCTCGTCGCCCAGTTCCGCAAGGACATCGACGCCCAGTTCCTCGCCCAGGAGAACGAGCCGTACCCCCTCGAGGACGTCTTCGTGCACCACTACGCCGAAATGCCCGACGATCTCAAACACCAGCTGGTCGCGTACCAGAAGTTCGAGAACTGGAAGGAGTCGCACCGATGA